The Benincasa hispida cultivar B227 chromosome 9, ASM972705v1, whole genome shotgun sequence genome has a segment encoding these proteins:
- the LOC120087197 gene encoding uncharacterized protein LOC120087197, whose amino-acid sequence MKERIEENRVGTSRSNSIIDDAISRVFGTNHDHVRGLGFGVTLSKLSTSTQKDETIASLERKCNNLTTDVDELKYMIASLIRDKERMKERDSNNLVRESRLANNPVPVLNSP is encoded by the exons GAGCGTATTGAAGAAAATCGTGTTGGAACGTCTCGTTCAAATAGTATAATTGATGATGCAATTAGTAGAGTTTTCGGTACCAATCATGACCATGTACGAGGATTAGGATTCGGTGTAACTTTGTCGAAGTTGTCTACATCAACTCAAAAAGATGAAACTATTGCATCTCTTGAAAGAAAATGTAACAACCTAACAACAGATGTAGATGAACTGAAATACATGATAGCTTCCTTAATAAGGGACAAG GAAAGAATGAAGGAACGAGATTCTAATAATCTTGTTAGAGAATCAAGATTAGCAAATAATCCAGTTCCAGTCCTAAATTCCCCATag